Proteins from one Triticum aestivum cultivar Chinese Spring chromosome 7A, IWGSC CS RefSeq v2.1, whole genome shotgun sequence genomic window:
- the LOC123153407 gene encoding protein STAR1: protein MGSASDGSREHLLDVGGLAAGGPKIRVRGLRRRAEASGEEILRGVDLDVPRGVVMGVIGPSGSGKSTLLRALNRLWEPAPGAVTLDGADICGMDVLALRRKVGMLFQLPAMFDGTVADNVRYGPQLRGKKLSEAEVKSLLSLSDLDPALSSRPASELSVGQAQRVALARTLANDPEVLLLDEPTSALDPISTQNIEEAIVRLKMARGLTTVIVSHSVKQIQRIADLVCLVVDGEVVEVLAPSALSEAKHPMARRFLELSS, encoded by the exons ATGGGCTCGGCTTCAG ATGGTAGCAGGGAGCACCTGCTGGACGTGGGCGGCCTCGCCGCCGGCGGGCCCAAGATACGGGtgcgcgggctgcggcggcgggcggaggcgagcggcgaggagatCCTGCGCGGGGTGGACCTGGACGTGCCGCGCGGGGTGGTGATGGGCGTCATCGGCCCCAGCGGCAGCGGCAAGTCCACGCTGCTCCGCGCGCTCAACCGCCTCTGGGAGCCCGCCCCCGGCGCCGTCACCCTCGACGGCGCCGACATCTGCGGCATGGACGTCCTCGCGCTCCGCCGCAAGGTCGGCATGCTCTTCCAGCTCCCCGCCATGTTCGACG GGACCGTGGCAGACAACGTGCGGTACGGGCCACAGCTGCGCGGCAAGAAGCTCAGCGAGGCGGAGGTGAAGAGCCTGCTGAGCCTGTCGGACCTCGACCCGGCGCTGTCCTCCCGGCCGGCGTCGGAGCTGTCCGTCGGGCAGGCGCAGCGCGTGGCCCTGGCCCGCACCCTCGCCAACGACCCGGAGGTGCTGCTGCTGGACGAGCCGACGAGCGCGCTGGACCCGATCTCGACGCAGAACATCGAGGAGGCCATCGTGCGGCTCAAGATGGCGAGGGGGCTCACCACGGTGATCGTCTCGCACAGCGTGAAGCAGATCCAGCGGATCGCCGACCTGGTgtgcctcgtcgtcgacggcgagGTCGTGGAGGTGCTCGCGCCGTCCGCCCTCTCCGAGGCCAAGCACCCCATGGCCCGGCGCTTCCTGGAGCTCAGCAGCTGA